In Prunus dulcis chromosome 1, ALMONDv2, whole genome shotgun sequence, the following are encoded in one genomic region:
- the LOC117616252 gene encoding pentatricopeptide repeat-containing protein At2g37230 produces the protein MPSMAYISLSKPFQWRPRPSNPQTLTLFCLFSSTEAATGASTETPNPQDGSVTPTHVPKARQHRTRNAEKIEDIICRMMANRVWTTRLQNSIRNLVPEFDHNLVWNVLHGARSWEHALQFFRWVERSGLFKHDRETHLKIIEILSRNSKLNHARCILLDMPKKGVQLDEDLFIGLIDGYGKSDKGCIIQESVKLFIKMKELGVERSLKSYEALYKAILRWGRCMMAKRYFNAMLSEGIEPTRHTYNVMIWGFLKSRKLETAKRFFEDMKSRGISPDLVTYNTMIHGYIRVDKMDESEQLFVELKGRNIEPNVISYTTMIKGYVSVGRVDDGLRLFGEMKSFGIRPNAVTFSTLLPGLCDAEKKDAAHKVLMEMVSKYIAPIDNSIFERLLSLQCKSGDMDAAAYVLKAMIRLRIPTEAGHYGILIENFCKAGVYDQAVKLLDKLIEKEIILRPQNSIELEPSAFNPMIEYLCNHGQTGKAEAFFRQLMKKGVEYSVAFNNLLRGHAKEGNSDSAFEILRIMNRRGIPGEADSYILLIKSYLSKGEPADAKTALDSMIEGGHIPESSLFRSVIESLFEDGRVQTASRVMKSMVEKGVMENMDLVAKILEALFMRGHVEEALGRIDLLMQSGCALQFDSLLSVLADKGKTIAALKLLDFCLERDCSVDFSSYDKVLDALLASGKTLNAYSILCKLMEKGGITDWSSTEDLIKSLNQEGNTKQADILSRMIKGGEKSSQGKTGKKQASLAS, from the coding sequence ATGCCATCAATGGCTtacatttctctctctaaaccCTTCCAATGGCGACCTCGACCCTCGAACCCTCAGACCCTCACGCTTTTCTGCCTCTTCAGCTCAACCGAAGCCGCAACCGGAGCCTCAACCGAAACCCCAAACCCGCAAGATGGATCAGTGACCCCGACCCATGTCCCAAAAGCTAGGCAGCATCGAACTCGAAACGCAGAAAAGATAGAGGACATCATCTGCAGAATGATGGCGAATCGGGTCTGGACAACCCGGTTACAGAACTCGATCCGGAATTTGGTACCCGAATTCGACCACAACCTTGTGTGGAATGTATTGCACGGCGCTCGGAGCTGGGAGCATGCGCTCCAGTTCTTCAGGTGGGTTGAGCGATCCGGGTTGTTTAAACACGACCGCGAGACCCATTTGAAGATCATTGAGATTCTGAGCCGAAATTCGAAGCTCAACCATGCCCGGTGTATCCTATTGGACATGCCCAAGAAGGGTGTGCAGTTGGACGAGGACCTCTTCATTGGGCTCATTGATGGCTATGGTAAGTCTGATAAGGGTTGCATTATTCAAGAGTCTGTTAAGTTATTCattaaaatgaaggaattgGGTGTGGAGAGAAGTCTCAAGTCCTATGAGGCTCTGTATAAGGCTATCTTGCGTTGGGGTCGGTGTATGATGGCCAAGAGGTACTTTAATGCCATGTTGAGTGAGGGAATAGAGCCCACTAGGCATACTTATAATGTTATGATTTGGGGTTTCCTAAAGAGCCGGAAGTTAGAGACCGCCAAGCGGTTTTTTGAGGATATGAAAAGTAGAGGAATTTCTCCTGATCTTGTTACTTATAACACCATGATTCATGGGTACATTCGGGTTGATAAGATGGATGAGTCTGAGCAGTTGTTTGTAGAGTTGAAGGGGAGGAATATAGAACCTAATGTGATAAGTTATACCACCATGATTAAAGGGTATGTTTCTGTTGGGAGAGTTGATGATGGTTTGAGGTTGTTTGGGGAGATGAAGTCTTTTGGTATTAGGCCGAATGCTGTCACCTTTTCGACTTTACTTCCGGGGCTTTGTGATGCAGAGAAAAAGGATGCAGCTCACAAGGTGTTAATGGAGATGGTTTCGAAGTATATTGCTCCAATTGATAATTCAATCTTTGAGAGATTGTTATCTTTACAGTGCAAGTCTGGGGATATGGATGCAGCTGCTTATGTGCTCAAGGCAATGATTCGGCTGAGAATTCCTACTGAGGCTGGTCATTATGGTATCCTGATTGAAAACTTTTGCAAGGCTGGGGTGTATGATCAAGCAGTGAAGTTGCTGGATAAGCTTATTGAGAAAGAAATTATTTTGAGGCCTCAGAATTCTATTGAGTTGGAGCCTAGTGCTTTTAACCCAATGATTGAGTATTTGTGCAACCATGGGCAGACAGGGAAAGCTGAAGCCTTTTTCCGGCAGTTGATGAAAAAGGGTGTTGAGTATTCAGTTGCCTTCAATAATTTGCTCCGTGGGCATGCAAAAGAAGGGAATTCTGATTCTGCTTTTGAGATTTTAAGGATCATGAATAGGAGAGGGATCCCTGGAGAAGCAGATTCTTACATTCTGCTCATTAAGAGCTACCTGAGTAAAGGTGAACCAGCTGATGCTAAAACTGCTTTGGATAGTATGATTGAAGGTGGGCATATTCCGGAGTCATCGCTGTTCAGGTCAGTGATAGAGAGTCTATTTGAAGATGGGAGGGTTCAAACTGCAAGCCGAGTAATGAAGAGTATGGTAGAGAAGGGGGTGATGGAGAACATGGATTTGGTTGCCAAGATTTTGGAAGCCCTCTTTATGAGAGGTCATGTTGAGGAAGCACTGGGACGAATTGATCTACTTATGCAAAGTGGGTGTGCCCTTCAGTTTGACAGCCTTCTATCTGTTCTTGCTGACAAAGGGAAAACAATTGCCGCTCTCAAGCTGTTAGATTTTTGCCTTGAGAGAGATTGCAGTGTAGATTTCTCAAGCTATGATAAAGTGTTGGATGCTCTCTTAGCATCAGGGAAGACTCTTAATGCATACTCAATATTGTGTAAACTAATGGAGAAAGGAGGGATCACCGATTGGAGTAGCACTGAGGATTTGATTAAGAGCCTAAATCAAGAGGGTAACACAAAACAAGCTGATATCCTCTCCAGAATGATAAAGGGAGGAGAGAAAAGCAGTCAGGGAAAAACAGGGAAGAAACAAGCATCTCTTGCTTCCTAA
- the LOC117614856 gene encoding uncharacterized protein LOC117614856 isoform X3: protein MVEKTKDPKKCSITEEDTATLLQRCTATTVLALLQEVAHWPEAKIDWIRLVAKTSTGISNAREYQMLWRHLAYREALVDKFDNGSQPLVLIASGLPSDSSHRNGTTVEAPLTINIPNGQPSRTHENSEPTCSMQGKNITVPVSVKKQPLPSATTSSVATADGGDANGSASNSMAPRKKRKKWSEAEDFELIAAVQKCGEGNWANILRADFKGDRTAGQLSQRWAIIKKRNQELNLGGNSSGQLSEAQLAARHSLSVALNMPNLTAKTIGTAGTNAHNKFARKVATSNPVLTTGAKAEPQSQQDLKPTKKPYQMELLGSTTKSQVTSKNTLTKPNCNDDDIVRAIAVAAGARIASPSDAASLLKAAQAKNAVHIMPTSGSIQSSLPGGMSTHSEPHPNLHMRTGLAGITLSTPPPTDVTPSAVHPGSSTALPLMSQHTPTNGTLLSRQIKGVSCSLDAKLPSKQEVRTEEGSVIAELGCTPIVLAQDEAVISRNGQDEQVKDDKVDSPNQKADLKILISNAENAVSSLNIERDETHHKAVISVQGEQRQSAIDNEVVCSLIGGGDPSAVDSSEKPSLAEKQTDLLGTVTDGCNGKHVLSKEEAGIKINGEHEG, encoded by the exons ATGGTTGAGAAAACCAAAGACCCTAAGAAATGTTCTATCACCGAAGAAGATACAGCCACTCTCTTACAAAG GTGCACGGCAACGACTGTGTTGGCATTGCTACAGGAAGTGGCGCATTGGCCAGAGGCGAAGATTGATTGGATTCGGTTGGTGGCAAAGACTTCAACTGGGATCTCCAATGCCAGAGAGTATCAGATGCTTTGGCGCCATTTAGCTTATCGGGAAGCTCTTGTTGACAAATTCGACAATGGGTCTCAACCCTTG GTTCTAATTGCCTCTGGTTTACCAAGTGATTCAAGTCATCGAAACGGCACAACGGTAGAGGCTCCATTGACCATAAATATACCCAATGGCCAGCCATCTAGAACTCATGAAAATTCAGAACCAACTTGTTCAATGCAAGGGAAAAACATTACAGTTCCGGTTTCTGTTAAAAAACAACCCCTTCCTTCTGCAACAACGTCGTCAGTGGCAACTGCTGATGGAGGTGATGCAAATGGATCGGCTAGCAATAGCATGGCTCCtcgaaagaaaagaaaaaaatggtcAGAGGCTGAGGATTTTGAATTAATTGCTGCTGTGCAGAAATGTGGTGAAGGAAATTGGGCAAATATCTTAAGAGCAGATTTCAAAGGGGACAGAACAGCTGGTCAGCTATCTCAG AGGTGGGCAATTATTAAGAAGAGGAATCAAGAGTTGAATTTGGGAGGCAACTCGAGTGGTCAACTTTCAGAAGCACAGTTGGCCGCTCGTCATTCATTGTCCGTAGCCCTCAATATGCCAAACCTAACAGCTAAGACAATTGGCACTG CTGGAACAAATGCTCACAATAAGTTTGCTAGAAAAGTTGCAACGAGCAACCCTGTGCTTACTACTGGTGCTAAAGCAGAACCGCAGTCTCAGCAAGACCttaaaccaaccaaaaaaccATATCAAATGGAATTATTGGGTTCCACGACAAAATCTCAAGTAACCTCCAAGAATACCTTAACAAAACCTAATTGCAATGATGATGATATAGTAAGAGCCATTGCGGTTGCTGCTGGGGCACGCATTGCTTCTCCTTCAGATGCTGCATCACTGCTCAAGGCTGCTCAGGCAAAGAATGCTGTCCATATCATGCCTACAAGTGGTTCTATCCAATCGTCCTTACCTGGTGGTATGTCTACCCACTCAGAGCCTCATCCTAATTTACATATGCGTACCGGCTTGGCTGGTATAACACTTTCCACCCCTCCACCAACTGATGTCACACCCAGTGCCGTACACCCTGGGTCTTCAACAGCTCTCCCTTTGATGAGTCAGCACACTCCAACTAATGGCACATTGCTATCCAGACAGATTAAGGGTGTGAGCTGTAGCCTGGATGCCAAACTTCCATCAAAGCAAGAGGTTAGGACTGAAGAAGGAAGCGTAATTGCTGAGTTGGGATGCACTCCAATAGTGCTGGCCCAAGATGAAGCAGTTATCTCTAGGAACGGACAGGATGAGCAAGTTAAAGATGACAAAGTGGATTCACCTAACCAGAAAGctgatttgaaaattttaatatctAATGCTGAGAATGCTGTTAGTTCATTGAACATTGAGAGAGATGAGACTCATCATAAAGCTGTCATAAGTGTACAAGGTGAACAGAGACAAAGTGCAATAGATAATGAGGTTGTGTGTTCGCTCATAGGAGGCGGTGATCCATCTGCAGTTGACAGTTCTGAAAAACCAAGCTTAGCTGAGAAGCAGACAGATCTTCTGGGCACTGTAACAGATGGATGCAATGGAAAACATGTTTTAAGCAAAGAGGAGGCTGGCATTAAGATCAATGGGGAACATGAAGGTTAG
- the LOC117614856 gene encoding uncharacterized protein LOC117614856 isoform X1 codes for MVEKTKDPKKCSITEEDTATLLQRCTATTVLALLQEVAHWPEAKIDWIRLVAKTSTGISNAREYQMLWRHLAYREALVDKFDNGSQPLDDDSDLEYELEAFPAVCGEASTEAAACVKVLIASGLPSDSSHRNGTTVEAPLTINIPNGQPSRTHENSEPTCSMQGKNITVPVSVKKQPLPSATTSSVATADGGDANGSASNSMAPRKKRKKWSEAEDFELIAAVQKCGEGNWANILRADFKGDRTAGQLSQRWAIIKKRNQELNLGGNSSGQLSEAQLAARHSLSVALNMPNLTAKTIGTAGTNAHNKFARKVATSNPVLTTGAKAEPQSQQDLKPTKKPYQMELLGSTTKSQVTSKNTLTKPNCNDDDIVRAIAVAAGARIASPSDAASLLKAAQAKNAVHIMPTSGSIQSSLPGGMSTHSEPHPNLHMRTGLAGITLSTPPPTDVTPSAVHPGSSTALPLMSQHTPTNGTLLSRQIKGVSCSLDAKLPSKQEVRTEEGSVIAELGCTPIVLAQDEAVISRNGQDEQVKDDKVDSPNQKADLKILISNAENAVSSLNIERDETHHKAVISVQGEQRQSAIDNEVVCSLIGGGDPSAVDSSEKPSLAEKQTDLLGTVTDGCNGKHVLSKEEAGIKINGEHEG; via the exons ATGGTTGAGAAAACCAAAGACCCTAAGAAATGTTCTATCACCGAAGAAGATACAGCCACTCTCTTACAAAG GTGCACGGCAACGACTGTGTTGGCATTGCTACAGGAAGTGGCGCATTGGCCAGAGGCGAAGATTGATTGGATTCGGTTGGTGGCAAAGACTTCAACTGGGATCTCCAATGCCAGAGAGTATCAGATGCTTTGGCGCCATTTAGCTTATCGGGAAGCTCTTGTTGACAAATTCGACAATGGGTCTCAACCCTTG GATGATGATAGTGATTTAGAATATGAATTGGAAGCTTTTCCAGCTGTTTGTGGTGAAGCTTCAACAGAAGCTGCAGCATGTGTGAag GTTCTAATTGCCTCTGGTTTACCAAGTGATTCAAGTCATCGAAACGGCACAACGGTAGAGGCTCCATTGACCATAAATATACCCAATGGCCAGCCATCTAGAACTCATGAAAATTCAGAACCAACTTGTTCAATGCAAGGGAAAAACATTACAGTTCCGGTTTCTGTTAAAAAACAACCCCTTCCTTCTGCAACAACGTCGTCAGTGGCAACTGCTGATGGAGGTGATGCAAATGGATCGGCTAGCAATAGCATGGCTCCtcgaaagaaaagaaaaaaatggtcAGAGGCTGAGGATTTTGAATTAATTGCTGCTGTGCAGAAATGTGGTGAAGGAAATTGGGCAAATATCTTAAGAGCAGATTTCAAAGGGGACAGAACAGCTGGTCAGCTATCTCAG AGGTGGGCAATTATTAAGAAGAGGAATCAAGAGTTGAATTTGGGAGGCAACTCGAGTGGTCAACTTTCAGAAGCACAGTTGGCCGCTCGTCATTCATTGTCCGTAGCCCTCAATATGCCAAACCTAACAGCTAAGACAATTGGCACTG CTGGAACAAATGCTCACAATAAGTTTGCTAGAAAAGTTGCAACGAGCAACCCTGTGCTTACTACTGGTGCTAAAGCAGAACCGCAGTCTCAGCAAGACCttaaaccaaccaaaaaaccATATCAAATGGAATTATTGGGTTCCACGACAAAATCTCAAGTAACCTCCAAGAATACCTTAACAAAACCTAATTGCAATGATGATGATATAGTAAGAGCCATTGCGGTTGCTGCTGGGGCACGCATTGCTTCTCCTTCAGATGCTGCATCACTGCTCAAGGCTGCTCAGGCAAAGAATGCTGTCCATATCATGCCTACAAGTGGTTCTATCCAATCGTCCTTACCTGGTGGTATGTCTACCCACTCAGAGCCTCATCCTAATTTACATATGCGTACCGGCTTGGCTGGTATAACACTTTCCACCCCTCCACCAACTGATGTCACACCCAGTGCCGTACACCCTGGGTCTTCAACAGCTCTCCCTTTGATGAGTCAGCACACTCCAACTAATGGCACATTGCTATCCAGACAGATTAAGGGTGTGAGCTGTAGCCTGGATGCCAAACTTCCATCAAAGCAAGAGGTTAGGACTGAAGAAGGAAGCGTAATTGCTGAGTTGGGATGCACTCCAATAGTGCTGGCCCAAGATGAAGCAGTTATCTCTAGGAACGGACAGGATGAGCAAGTTAAAGATGACAAAGTGGATTCACCTAACCAGAAAGctgatttgaaaattttaatatctAATGCTGAGAATGCTGTTAGTTCATTGAACATTGAGAGAGATGAGACTCATCATAAAGCTGTCATAAGTGTACAAGGTGAACAGAGACAAAGTGCAATAGATAATGAGGTTGTGTGTTCGCTCATAGGAGGCGGTGATCCATCTGCAGTTGACAGTTCTGAAAAACCAAGCTTAGCTGAGAAGCAGACAGATCTTCTGGGCACTGTAACAGATGGATGCAATGGAAAACATGTTTTAAGCAAAGAGGAGGCTGGCATTAAGATCAATGGGGAACATGAAGGTTAG
- the LOC117614856 gene encoding uncharacterized protein LOC117614856 isoform X2: protein MFYHRRRYSHSLTKGRCTATTVLALLQEVAHWPEAKIDWIRLVAKTSTGISNAREYQMLWRHLAYREALVDKFDNGSQPLDDDSDLEYELEAFPAVCGEASTEAAACVKVLIASGLPSDSSHRNGTTVEAPLTINIPNGQPSRTHENSEPTCSMQGKNITVPVSVKKQPLPSATTSSVATADGGDANGSASNSMAPRKKRKKWSEAEDFELIAAVQKCGEGNWANILRADFKGDRTAGQLSQRWAIIKKRNQELNLGGNSSGQLSEAQLAARHSLSVALNMPNLTAKTIGTAGTNAHNKFARKVATSNPVLTTGAKAEPQSQQDLKPTKKPYQMELLGSTTKSQVTSKNTLTKPNCNDDDIVRAIAVAAGARIASPSDAASLLKAAQAKNAVHIMPTSGSIQSSLPGGMSTHSEPHPNLHMRTGLAGITLSTPPPTDVTPSAVHPGSSTALPLMSQHTPTNGTLLSRQIKGVSCSLDAKLPSKQEVRTEEGSVIAELGCTPIVLAQDEAVISRNGQDEQVKDDKVDSPNQKADLKILISNAENAVSSLNIERDETHHKAVISVQGEQRQSAIDNEVVCSLIGGGDPSAVDSSEKPSLAEKQTDLLGTVTDGCNGKHVLSKEEAGIKINGEHEG from the exons ATGTTCTATCACCGAAGAAGATACAGCCACTCTCTTACAAAG gGCAGGTGCACGGCAACGACTGTGTTGGCATTGCTACAGGAAGTGGCGCATTGGCCAGAGGCGAAGATTGATTGGATTCGGTTGGTGGCAAAGACTTCAACTGGGATCTCCAATGCCAGAGAGTATCAGATGCTTTGGCGCCATTTAGCTTATCGGGAAGCTCTTGTTGACAAATTCGACAATGGGTCTCAACCCTTG GATGATGATAGTGATTTAGAATATGAATTGGAAGCTTTTCCAGCTGTTTGTGGTGAAGCTTCAACAGAAGCTGCAGCATGTGTGAag GTTCTAATTGCCTCTGGTTTACCAAGTGATTCAAGTCATCGAAACGGCACAACGGTAGAGGCTCCATTGACCATAAATATACCCAATGGCCAGCCATCTAGAACTCATGAAAATTCAGAACCAACTTGTTCAATGCAAGGGAAAAACATTACAGTTCCGGTTTCTGTTAAAAAACAACCCCTTCCTTCTGCAACAACGTCGTCAGTGGCAACTGCTGATGGAGGTGATGCAAATGGATCGGCTAGCAATAGCATGGCTCCtcgaaagaaaagaaaaaaatggtcAGAGGCTGAGGATTTTGAATTAATTGCTGCTGTGCAGAAATGTGGTGAAGGAAATTGGGCAAATATCTTAAGAGCAGATTTCAAAGGGGACAGAACAGCTGGTCAGCTATCTCAG AGGTGGGCAATTATTAAGAAGAGGAATCAAGAGTTGAATTTGGGAGGCAACTCGAGTGGTCAACTTTCAGAAGCACAGTTGGCCGCTCGTCATTCATTGTCCGTAGCCCTCAATATGCCAAACCTAACAGCTAAGACAATTGGCACTG CTGGAACAAATGCTCACAATAAGTTTGCTAGAAAAGTTGCAACGAGCAACCCTGTGCTTACTACTGGTGCTAAAGCAGAACCGCAGTCTCAGCAAGACCttaaaccaaccaaaaaaccATATCAAATGGAATTATTGGGTTCCACGACAAAATCTCAAGTAACCTCCAAGAATACCTTAACAAAACCTAATTGCAATGATGATGATATAGTAAGAGCCATTGCGGTTGCTGCTGGGGCACGCATTGCTTCTCCTTCAGATGCTGCATCACTGCTCAAGGCTGCTCAGGCAAAGAATGCTGTCCATATCATGCCTACAAGTGGTTCTATCCAATCGTCCTTACCTGGTGGTATGTCTACCCACTCAGAGCCTCATCCTAATTTACATATGCGTACCGGCTTGGCTGGTATAACACTTTCCACCCCTCCACCAACTGATGTCACACCCAGTGCCGTACACCCTGGGTCTTCAACAGCTCTCCCTTTGATGAGTCAGCACACTCCAACTAATGGCACATTGCTATCCAGACAGATTAAGGGTGTGAGCTGTAGCCTGGATGCCAAACTTCCATCAAAGCAAGAGGTTAGGACTGAAGAAGGAAGCGTAATTGCTGAGTTGGGATGCACTCCAATAGTGCTGGCCCAAGATGAAGCAGTTATCTCTAGGAACGGACAGGATGAGCAAGTTAAAGATGACAAAGTGGATTCACCTAACCAGAAAGctgatttgaaaattttaatatctAATGCTGAGAATGCTGTTAGTTCATTGAACATTGAGAGAGATGAGACTCATCATAAAGCTGTCATAAGTGTACAAGGTGAACAGAGACAAAGTGCAATAGATAATGAGGTTGTGTGTTCGCTCATAGGAGGCGGTGATCCATCTGCAGTTGACAGTTCTGAAAAACCAAGCTTAGCTGAGAAGCAGACAGATCTTCTGGGCACTGTAACAGATGGATGCAATGGAAAACATGTTTTAAGCAAAGAGGAGGCTGGCATTAAGATCAATGGGGAACATGAAGGTTAG